The DNA window TCCACCTCCCCTTCCAGCACCACCATCACGTCCACGTCGGACGCCTCCGTGGCCTCGTTACGGGCATGGGAGCCGTACAGCACGACGGCGTGCAACCGGTCGCCATACACGCGGTCGAGGCGAGCCCGAAGCTCTCGAAGGAGCGGACGGATGGTGGAGGGGATGGGGGCTGTCGAGGGAGGCATCAGAGCACTGGATTCACGAGTGTAGTAGGGAAGTCAGATGCCGGGTGGGGAGTAGGAAGCGTCGACCCAGGCTTCTTTCTCACTGCTGTCGAGGGCGGTGTGGATGAAGTGCACGCCGATGGCGCCGTCCTGCACCGTCGGGTAGTCCTGTGCCCAGGACTCGGGCTCCTCTCCGGCCTCGTGTGCGGCAATGGCGTGGGCCGCGCTGCGGTAGATGTTGGCGAAGGCCTCGATGAAGCCCTCAGGGTGGCCCTGTGGCGTGCGAATGAACGGCTGCACCGAGTCGGCGAGGGAGGCGCGCCCGTGGCTGTACACCTGCTGCGGCTTGTCGCCGTTGATGTCGGTGAGGAGCGTGAGGCGGTGCGGGTCCTCCTGCTGCCAGTCGAGCCCGGCCTCGGTGCCGTAGACGCGGAGGCGAAGGTTATTTTCTTCGCCGGCGGAAATCTGTGAGAAGTGAATGAGGCCGCGCACCCCGCCTTCGTAGCGGGCCAGGATGCTGGCGTCGTCGTCGATGCCGCGCCCCTCGACGACCGTGCCCACGTCCGCACACATGCGCTCCAGCGAGAGGCCGGTCACGTACCGGGCAAGCTGCTCGGCGTGCGTGCCGATGTCGCCCAGCGCGCCCGCCCCCGCCTTGTCCGGGTCGGTGCGCCAGGATGCCTGTTTGTTGCCCTTCTCCTCTAGCCGGCGGTTCAGCCAGCCCTGCGGGTACTCCACGACGATCTTCCGGAGGTCGCCGAGGCGGCCCTGCTCCACGAGCGCGCGGGCTTGCTTCACCAGCGGATAGCCGGAGTAGTTGTGCGTGAGGGCAAAGACCACATCCTGCTCCTCCACGCGGCGGCAAAGGTCCTCCGCGTTGTCCAGTGTGGTCGTCATCGGCTTGTCGCAGATGACGTGGAAGCCCTCGTCGAGAAAGGTCTTCGCCACGTCGTAGTGCAGGAAGTTCGGCGTGACGATGGAGACGGCGTCGATGCCGTCGGGCCGCGCGGCTTCTTCCGCGGCCATCTCCTCGTAGGAGCCGTAGACCCGCTCCGGGTCGAGGTTCAGGTTGTCGCCCTGCTCCTTCGACTTTTCGGGGGAAGAGGAGAAGGCGCCGGCGACGAGGTCCATCTCGCCGTCGAGGGCGGCGGCGGAGCGGTGCACGGCGCCGATGAATGCGCCGGGGCCGCCCCCGACCATGCCGTAGCGAATGTTGCGATCAAGTGCCATAAATCCTGTAGGGGTTGGGGGTTGTGACGAAAGGGGTGCAGTGGGTCGGGAATGAGAAATTTGGAGTGTGGAATGCAGAGGGGATCCGTACTGCTCCCTGGATGCGAATCATTCCACATTCCGAATTTCCCACCCCCCATTCGTTAGAAGGTAAGCTGACTGAGCGTCTTGTGGCTGGCTTCGATGCTCTGCATCGGAGCCTCGGGGTTGTCGTGCTCTACGAAGTAGTGCTCGAAGTTGCCCGCCCGGAAGATCGCGGCAAAGTCCATTTGCCCCGCCCCCACGCTCACCATCTCGCCGTCTGCCGTCCGGTCCTTCACGTGGCAGAGCGGATAGCGGTCGGGATTGCGCGTGATGTAGTCGGTTGGATCGTGGCCGGCCGCCGCGATCCAGTAGAGGTCCAGCTCCATCTGCACGTGCGACGGATCGGTTTCCTCCAGCAGCACGTCGTAGGGAAGCGTGTCGTCCATCGCCTGAAATTCGAAGTCGTGGTTGTGATAGGCAAACTGGAGCCCAGCGTTCGTGCAGCGCTTGCCGAATTCGGAAAACTCGGACGCTCGCTGCCGATACGCATCGAGGCTTCCGCGGTCTGCCTCGCGGAGGTAGGGACACACCAGATAGTCGTGCCCGACGGCCTGCGCCGTTTGAATGAGCGCATCTGGGGCTTCTCGAATTTGCTGAAGGGGCACGTGGGCGGCGGGGGCGGAAAGGCCGAGGTCGTCGAGCATTGCCCCGATCTCTTCGGGACTCCGGTCATAGTATCCAGCAAATTCCACCTCGTCGTAGCCTATTTCGGCCACCGTCTCCATCGTTCCCGAGAAATCGTTCTCCAGCACACTCCGCACGGTGTAGAGCTGGAGTCCAACAGCGGGGAGCGAGGCGCTCACCGTGCCGTTGGAAGAGGCGTCGGAGGATTCGGCATCAGAGGCGTTGGAGCACGCCGCAAGCCCCAGTCCCGCCCAGGCGATCCCGGCGGCCTGGGCGGACGTGGTGAGGAACTGGCGTCGATCCATAGCGAGGAAGCGGGCGGAGGGAAATGAAACGGCACTGAGGAGGTCGACGGAGGGACACGCTACGTCCCGGCCCCCGACCAGGCCCGGCCAACCTCTTCGTACGGGACGTCGCCGTCGTAGTAGCCGGGCACGACGTTGGTTTTCAGCTCCTGCGTTGCTCCAATTTCGGAGGTGTAGTACCCGACGATTACGAGCTCCTTCATCATCCGGAAGAAGGACGGCTCCTCGCGGTCGGTCGGGGCATCTGCGCCGAAGGTCTCCTCGTCCAAGGCCGCGACGAGACTGCGCTGCTGCTCGGCGCTACAGTCGACAAACGAACTGCCGTAGTCCGTCTTGCAGCGGGCGTTGATGTCTTCTAGGCCCTTCATGAATCGTTTTCGGTCCGGCTCGCGATAGCTTTCCCCGACCATCGCGTCGATGAAGCGGTTCACGTTTGCGGCGCTCGCGCCGGGCGTGTCTGTGGCCGGAATGATGATCTCGGCAATGGTATCGACCATCTCGTTTTGCTCGGCGGAGAAAATCGAGGGAGTCCAGTCGGGTCCTGTTTGCTGCTGGCAACCGCTCAGAACACCGGCCACGGTGGGAGCGGAGATCACCCCGCCCAGCAGGGCGCCGACGCGGCGAAGGGCTTGGCGACGCGTGAGGTCGTGGGAGGCACTCATGGCGAATGGGGAGGTCGGGGGAGAGAAGGACAGTAATGGACACCCGGGCGTCCTCTTTCGGACGGAGAACGGAATCGAGGGAGCAACTACTCTTCCGCGTCGGGAGACAAGGGACGGATCTTCACGTCGCGGTACCACACGGGATGTCCGTGGTCCTGCAGAGCAATGTGTCCCTCGTCCATCTGACCGAAATTCGGCCAGTTGGAAAACTTCGTACTCTCTACACGATTCGTCCACGTGTCGCTACCAATCTCGGCTTCTAAGAGTTTCGTTCCGTTCATCCAGTGCTCCACGTGAGAGCCGCGGACTACAATCCGGGCCTCGTTGTACTCGCCGATCGGACGGGTCACGTCTTGTGCCGGTGCGTAGAGCCCGTACAGGGCGCCCGACGTGTGAATCGTATCGTCCGGGCTGAGGGTCGCGTTGTCAAGTACCTGGTATTCCGGTCCCGTCTCGTAAGGTAGATCTTCCTGCTCCGAGACGCGGTACATGACGCCGCTGTTGCCCTCCGAGGCGATTTTCCATTCCAGGCGAAGCTCAAAGTCAGCGTACATAGAATCCGTTATGAGCGTGAGCGGCGGTTCTCCCTCTTGGGTTGAGGGCTGTCCCGTAAAGTGCATTGCCCCGCGTTCTACGGCCCAGCCCGCAGGCACCGAGTCGCGCTTGAATCCGCGCCAACCGTCGAGCGACCGGCCGTCGAACAGCAGTTGCCATCCGTTCTGCTGCTCCGTGTCGGAAAGGGTGTTGAGGGAGTCGGGGAGGGAGCCGGTATTGTTCGCAGAAGACCCGGAGTTGTCGGGGCCCCCGCCGCACCCCGCAATGAGAAGAACGAACGGCAGGATTCCCAACGCCAGTAGTGCCCGGAGAAGACGATACGGTGAGGGCATGGTCGTAAGAAAAAACGGTTTGAAAAGAGGGAAAGGGGTTTCAAATATAAAAAAGAGAATGACGATTGCACATGGACGTGCTTTCGTCGAGATTTCGGGAGAAGAAAAGCCCCAGAGTATGCGTCTGTGTGCTGGCACATGCCGACTGGGCAATCCGGTGGGCGCTCTCGTCCCGAAGGATGGATCCGGACGATGCTCCCTCCCGAGTAGCACGATGCGAATGGCATTGTGCAGTACACCTCGAATGACATTGTACAGATCCCACTTTTGCTCTTATGCCTTCTCGCTTTCGTCGGCTGTGGACGATGTGTAGTCTCCTTCTCCTCGCTACCGTCGTCACGGCGCAGGCTCAGATCACGCCCACCGCCGAGCCTGAGACGGTCGGTATGTCGGCGGATCGACTGTCGCGCATCTCCGAGACCCTGTCGCCCCACGTAGAGAAAGGGCAGATCTCAGGCCTCATGACGATGGTGTACCGCCAGGGAGAAGTGGTGCATTTCAATACGTACGGCGACCGCGACCGTCAGACGGATGCGCCGATGACGAAGGAGACCCTCTTTCGCATCTACTCGATGACAAAACCCATCACGACGGTCGCGGCGCTGATGTTGTACGAGGAGGGGCACTTCCATCTCGACGATCCGGTGGCCGAGTATCTGCCTGCATTTGAGGACGCTCAGGTCTACGACACCACGGCTGCGGGGCAGCCCCGGAAGGTGCCCGCGCGGCGGCCCATCACCATTCGCGACCTGATGACGCACACCTCCGGGCTCACGTACGGCGTCTTCGGCAATACGCCGGTGGACTCGATGTACACGGCGGTCGGGGTTCTCGACAACGATCAGACCCTCGCCGCGGCCATCGACACGCTTGGCACGCTGCCGCTCCTCCACCAGCCCGGTGAAACGTGGCACTACAGCGTTTCGACCGACGTGCTCGGGCGTCTCGTGGAGGTCGTGTCCGGCACGACGCTCGATACGTTCTTCCGGACCCGCATTTTTGAGCCTCTCGGGATGGACGACACGATGTTTGAGGTTCCGTCCAGCGAAATGGATCGCTTCGCAACGAACTACGCCGTGGGCAAAGACGGGTCGCTCGTCGTGCAGGACCGGAAGGCGTCCAGCGAGTTTGCGGCGCCCGTCCAATTCCTGTCCGGAGGCGGCGGGCTCGTGTCCACGATGGACGACTATCTCCGGTTTGCACGCATGCTGTTGAATGAGGGCGCGCTCGACGGCACGCGGCTCCTCAGTCCGAAAACAGTGGCCCTCATGACACAAAACCACCTGGATGGGACGCACGCGCCGGGATGGGGCTTTGGGCTCGGCGTTCAGGTTTGTACCGACCTTGCAGCGGCCCAAACGATCGGGTCTGAGGGCATGTACGGATGGTCGGGAGCCGCCAACACCTTCTTTTTCATTGACCCGAAGGAGGAGTTGATCGGGATGGCGTGGACACAGCTCTTTCCCCACGGCCGGTACGAAATTGGATCGACGTTTCGGGTCAGCGTCTACCAGGCCATCGTGGAGTAACGTCTTTCAGGCCGCGGGCGACGGGGCTGGAGGGGGCTTTGGGGAGAGGACACATTCTATTCACTGGCACCCCGCCCCCGCGCAGGTGACAATGCCACCGACACTCCCTATGTTGATTGGGGAAGCAATCATCACCTAATGCGTTCGGGGGGACGGAGCGATCTTGTGCCCCGGTCGCACGTGCAAGAGGGGCAATGCGCCGATCACGGACGGGAATGGGGCATTGCTCTGCAAAGGCGAAGCGGAGGACGGCGGACGTGGACCGGCTCCTCCGTATCTCCGTACTGACTAGCATTCCTTTAACAAATCAAAACCTCCATGCCCAGGGAGACCCTCCACGCCACGGATCTCGAAACGAAGGCGATCAACACCATTCGCTTTTTGTCGGCCGACGCGGTCGAGGCAGCACAGAGCGGTCATCCGGGCGCGCCGATGGGATTGGCCCCGGTGGCCTATACGCTGTGGACGCGCCATCTGCGTCACAGTCCAGAGCACCCGGGCTGGCCGAATCGCGACCGGTTTGTGCTTTCGGCGGGTCATGCGTCGATGTTGCTCTACAGTCTGCTCCACCTTTCCGGCTACGACCTGTCGCTGGATGAGATTAAACACTTCCGGCAGTGGGGCAGCAAAACGCCGGGGCATCCCGAGGCGCACCTGACGTCAGGGGTAGAGACGACGACCGGTCCGCTCGGGCAGGGCTTTGCGAACGGGGTGGGCATGGCCTTTGCCGAGCGCCTGCTGGCCGACGAATTTAACACGCCGGACCATCCGGTCGTCGATCACTACACCTACGCGCTCTGCTCGGATGGGGACCTCATGGAGGGCATCTCGCAGGAGGCAGCCTCGCTGGCCGGGCACCACGATCTTGGCAAGCTCGTCTACCTGTACGACGACAACGAGATTACGATCGACGGCGACACGGACCTCACGTTTACCGAGGATGTCGCGGGCCGGTTTGAGGCCTACGACTGGCACGTGAGTCGCGTCGACGACGCCAACGACCTGGACGCCGTGGACGCAGCCATCGAGGAAGCGAAGGCCGTGACGGATCAGCCCTCGCTCATCGTGGTGAAGTCGCACATTGGGTATGGCAGCCCCAACAAGCAGGACACCGCTGCCGCTCACGGCGCGCCGCTTGGAGAGGAGGAGGTGCGTCTCACGAAAGATGCCCTGGGCTGGCCGACGGACGAGACGTTCCACGTGCCGGAGGGCGTGTACGATCACGTCCAGCAGGCCGTCAGCGACGGCGCCGAGCAGAAGGCGGCGTGGGACGACCTGATGGAGGACTATGAGGAGGCGCATCCCGAGCGGGCAGCTGAGTACCGGCGATGGCTCCACCGAGAGCCGGGAGAGGGATGGGAGGCGGCCGTGCCGACGTTCGACCCCGACGAATCGCTGGCGACGCGGAAGGCGAGTGGACTCACCCTCAACGAACTGGCGCCCGAAGTGGGGTATCTCATCGGGGGATCCGCGGATCTCACGGGCTCCAACAAGACCGACGTGCCGGGGCGCAGCGACTTCCAGCCGGACAATCCCGGTGGCCGGTACTTCCGCTTCGGGGTTCGCGAACATGCTATGGCAGGGGCGATGAACGGGATGGCCCTGCACGGGGGCATTCAGCCATACGGCGGTACGTTCCTCATCTTCAGCGACTACCTGCGCCCGTCGTTGCGCCTCAGTGCGCTGATGGAGCAGCCGGTCGTGTACGTCTTTACGCACGACTCGATCGGGATCGGAGAGGACGGGCCCACACACCAGCCGGTCGAACACCTGATGGCCCTGCGCGCCATTCCCAATCTCACGCTCCTACGCCCGGCCGACGCCAACGAAACGGCCGAGGCCTGGAAGGTGGCCGTGCAGAACACCGAGGGCCCGACGGCGCTCGCGCTGACCCGACAGACCCTCCCCGTCTTCGACCGCGAGGAGGTCACTCCGGCGCGGGGCGTGGGGCGAGGCGCGTACGTGCTTCGGCCCACCGAGGGGACTCCGGACGTGCTTCTGATCGGCAGTGGCAGCGAGGTGCAGCACGCCCTCGCGGCCGCTCGCACCCTGGCCGACGACGGCATTGAGGCTCAGGTGGTAAGCATGCCCTCCTGGGAGCTCTTCGATGACCAATCCGAGACATACCAACACAAGGTGCTTCCGCCCGAGGTCACGGCTCGCGTCTCCATCGAAGCAGGCGTGACGCAGGGATGGGAGCGCTACGTTGGCCCCGACGGGGCATGCATCGGCGTCGACCGGTTTGGGGCCTCTGCGCCCGGTGAGGTGGTCATGGAGAAGTACGGAATCACTGCCGAACACGTGGCTGAGCAGGCACGACAGCTCGTGGCGTGATGCGGGAGGGGCGTACATAAAGGAGAAGAGGCCATCGCGCCTCGCACACCGTGACGAAATTGCCAGAACTGCTGAATTGAACTGTACATTCTGCTATGAAATTTTTTGTCGACACCGCTAACCTTGAGGAGATTCGCGAGGCCAATGATATGGGCGTCCTCGACGGCGTCACGACAAACCCCTCGCTTGTGAAGGCCGAGGGCAACGTCGATTTTCACGAGCGTGTGCTGAAAATCTGTGAGGTCGTCCAGGGAGACGTTTCGGCCGAGGTGACGGCCACCGACTTTGACGGCATGATGGAAGAGGCCCACACGCTGGCCCAGATTCACGACAATGTCGTCGTCAAGATTCCGCTGATCAAGGAGGGCATTAAGGCGCTCCGTGCGCTCGACGACGAAGGCATCCGCACCAACTGTACGCTTTGCTTTTCGCCGACGCAGGCGCTTGTGGCTGCAAAGGCGGGGGCCGACTACATCAGCCCCTTCATCGGGCGGATTGACGACATCTCGTCCGACGGCATGACGTTGATTGAGGAGATCGTCCAAATCTACGACAACTACGACTTTGAAACGGAGGTGCTGGCCGCCTCGATTCGGCATCCGACCCACGTGAAGCGGGCAGCTCTTGCCGGGGCCGACGTGGCGACTATGCCGTTCGAGACGATGGTGAAGCTGCTCGACCACCCGCTTACGGACCGGGGGCTGGAGCGCTTCCTGGAGGACTGGGAAGAATATCAGGAAGCGAAGGAGGAAGAGGCTGCCACAGCGGCAGTGTAGTCGAGAGGGCCGCTGGAGAAGCACGTTTGGGGGCGTCCGAGTCGCAGGGAATGCCTGATTGAGGACGTCCAGGGGGCGGGACTCCGGGGAGAGGTATGGGGACGTGCGTCGAAGTGACCGCCGGCACTCTCCAAAACTACATATTCGATCGGCTCTCAGCGCATGGGGAGAGGCGCCAGAGTTGCTTACAGACAGCGCTTTGGGCGTCCGTTCTTGTAGGTGCTCCGAGAAGTGCTTTGCTGGACACGTGTCTCGTAGAGAGAAATCTCTGCCAGCGACAGGGTGCCGTCGGCGGTTCTCAGAGCTCTACTGCCCTCTTCCCTGGCCGTCCTCTCTCCCATGTCTCTCTACACCGAACGATGGATTGCCCGGCCCGCATGGCTGGCACTTCCCATTTCCGAACGCATTGCCTATCTCGATCAGATGGAGGCGGGGATGCGTGCCCTTGCCGACGCAGGAGCCATACTCATTGGACTTGTTCTGGACGAGGCACAGCATCCGGTACACAGCAGCGACCGATACCTTGCCGTCTGGGTGATGCCGGAGGAGGCCCAGGTTCGCATGCTCGAGTCAATGCTGAAAGAGGCCGGATGGCATCGCTACTTTCGCCGGGCCGACGAAACGTCGGAAGCAGAACGCACCCGCGCGTCTTTGTTTCCGTCTACGCCCCCGTCCCATTGGCACGTGAATGGGCGGCGCAAGTGACATCCGATCGGCAGCGGCTTACAGCCAGTCCTGTTCCCGATACCAGTTCACCGTTTCGGCAACACCTTCTCCGAGCGGAATGCGGGGGGCATACCCGAAGTGCTTCTGCGCTTTCTGGCTGGAGCAGGCGGTGATTGCGTGGCGAATTTCGCGGGCCTTGTCGCGGTTGAGGGGCGGGTAGGTGCCAGTGAGCTTTCCCCACGCCTCGGCCAGCGTCCCGACGACGCCCACGACGGGAGAGGGCACCGGGAGCGTAACGGCCCAGGTGTTGAGGGCGTCGGTGGCGGCGCGCTTCACCTCATTCCACGTGTAGGGCTGTTCGCCGCCGAGCAGGTAGGTCTCCCCCGCAGCCCGCGACGACCGACTTGCCTCGACCATGCCGCGGGCAAGGTCGCGAGCATGCACGAGGCTCAGGCTCCGCTCGGCCCCGCTGCCCACGACGGGGCACACGTGTCGTTGGACCGCCCTGAAGAAATCCAGGATGTCGCGATCGCGCGGGCCGTACACGGCGGGAGGGCGGACGACGGTAAGCGGGAGAGCCTCCCAGTAGGATTCCGTCATGTCGTGAGCGTCGCGCAGCGCCGCTTCCATTTGCGCCTTGCTTTTGCCGTAGCGGCTGACGGGACGGAGGGGATGCTCCTCGGTTGCCACCTCGGCGTCGCAGCGTCCCACTGCGGCGAGGCTGCTGGTAAGGAGGATCCGCTCCACGTCCGGCGCGGCGTGCTTGACGGCGCCCAGAAGGTTGAGCGTGCCCTGCACATTGACCTCGTAGAAGGAGGCCCATTCGGGGGCGCGGGTGATGCCGGCAAGGTGATAGACGTGCGTCACCCCGTCGAGCGCCGTCCACAGCGTCTCCACGTCCGACAGGTCGCCGTGCACGTAGGTGACGTCCAGGTCCGACAGCCATTTCGGATCGGAGCGGACCATGCAGCGGATCTCGCTCACTCCGCGGCGCAGGAGCTCTTCCACGAGGTGGCTGCCAACGAAGCCGGTCCCGCCGGTGACGAATGCGATCTTGGAGTCAGACACGATTCAGTGGTGGCTTGCCGGGGGAGAGGCGAGGATCGAGGATTGAGAATCGAGGGGGGAGAGGCGAAGGGGGAGGAACTAGAAGATCGAGCATTGAGGGGGCGTTGAGGAGGCGAACGTTATGATCAGCTTGTGCCACGTGTCTCCAAAGGGCAGCGCACATTGCACATCCATTCAGTCATTATGGCGAAGATCGAGAGTTTTCGGGAACTGAATGTGTATCGACGGGCGCATCGACACGCCAGCGTCCTCTTTGAACGATCTCATCAGTTTCCAAAAGAGGAGAAGTATGCGCTTACAGATCAGATCCGTCGTTCTTCCCGAGCCGTCACCGCTCTTCTGGCGGAAGCGTGGGCACGTCGACGGTACAAGGCTGTCTTCATCAATAAGGTGAACCAGGCGCTAGGGGAGGCAATGGAAACGCAGGCGTGGCTCGATCATGCTCGGTCCTGTGGCTATCTCGATGAAGACGAGTACGAGAAACTCAACGACGCCTGGAATCACATTGGGGCCATGCTCAGACGCATGATTCAACGTGCTGACGGGTTCTGTAGCTCTTCTCCGTGATCGAGGAAGCAGCATGCAATCCTCGCTTCTCAATCCTCACGACTCTCCTACTCTACGGTGGTTGCCTGATCCCGTCTGGTATCCAGTTCCATCTCACTCGTCATTCCTCACCTAATCATCCCGCGTCAATCGAACCACGTTTTCCACGTGCGGCGTGTGCGGAAACATGTCCACCGGCTGCACCGCGTCGATGCGGTACGTGTCGCGCAGGCGCTCCAGGTCGCGCACCTGGGTTTGCGGGTTGCAACTCACGTAGACGAAGCGCTCTGGGGCCAGCTCGGCGATCTGTGCCACCACGTCTTTGTGCATACCCGCCCTTGGTGGATCCACGATGAGAACGTCGGGCTCGCCGTGCGTCTCAACGAAGGCAGAGGTGAACAGCTCCTTGAGGTCGCCGCTCACGAACGTGCAGTTGTCCACCCCGTTCATCTCCGCGTTCGTACGCGCGTTGGCGACCGCGTCCTCCACCAGCTCCGCTCCGATGACCTCGTTCACGTGCTCGCTCATGTAGAGGGAAATCGTGCCCGCGCCACAGTAGAGGTCGTATAGCCGATCGGACGGACGGAGCTCGGCAAACTCGCGCGCCACCTCGTAGAGCTGCTCCGCCTGGAGCGTGTTCGTTTGGAAAAAGGCACTGGGACTGATCTCAAACCGGTAGTCGCCAATCTCGTCGTAGATGACGCCCGGGCCAAAGACGACCTGTTCTTCCCCTTCCGGATTTTGCGACTTGCCGGTGTGGTTGGTGTGGATGAAGGTCGTCACCTCGGAGAAGTCTCTCTGCAAAAACGCCGCAAATGCCGAGATCCGATCGTCCGGCGCTCCGTACGTCACGAGGTTGACCATGCAGTCGCCCGTCTGCTCGCCGGTGCGAAGGACGAGGTGGCGCAGAAAGCCCTCCTGGTTGCGGATGTCCCACGGTGCCCAGCCCTGCTCCTTCACGAAGGTGCGGATGCCGTTCACGAGCCGCACGCTGAGCTCCGAGTGCAGATGGCACTCCTGTAGGTCGAGCACTTTGAAGAAGTTGCCAGGCACGTGAAGCCCCAGAGCAAAGTCGGTATCGAACTCTTTGCCCGTGTCGATCTCGTCGCGCGTAAGCCACCGGTCCGCGCTGAAGTCGAAGTCCATCTTGTTTCGGTAGAAGAACCGCTTCGGGGATCCGATCGTCGGGCGTACCTCCACGTCCGAGAAATCGGTCTGCTGCTCGAACGCT is part of the Salinibacter sp. 10B genome and encodes:
- the rlmD gene encoding 23S rRNA (uracil(1939)-C(5))-methyltransferase RlmD, encoding MPPVTRGELIDLDIEKFADKGKSLARMDGYVIFVEGAVPGDRVRAYVHNPKSSYAEAKLDTLLTPSDLRTEPRCRYADECGGCKWQHVRYEAQLDMKRQSVREAFEQQTDFSDVEVRPTIGSPKRFFYRNKMDFDFSADRWLTRDEIDTGKEFDTDFALGLHVPGNFFKVLDLQECHLHSELSVRLVNGIRTFVKEQGWAPWDIRNQEGFLRHLVLRTGEQTGDCMVNLVTYGAPDDRISAFAAFLQRDFSEVTTFIHTNHTGKSQNPEGEEQVVFGPGVIYDEIGDYRFEISPSAFFQTNTLQAEQLYEVAREFAELRPSDRLYDLYCGAGTISLYMSEHVNEVIGAELVEDAVANARTNAEMNGVDNCTFVSGDLKELFTSAFVETHGEPDVLIVDPPRAGMHKDVVAQIAELAPERFVYVSCNPQTQVRDLERLRDTYRIDAVQPVDMFPHTPHVENVVRLTRDD